In a single window of the Streptomyces sp. NBC_00094 genome:
- a CDS encoding DUF1254 domain-containing protein — protein MSPFGSAASDRTGSAGPSAALAPPVPGSRMTDAYLRAMGRMAYLWGWPLVNMHNRLSIMEQVPAPGLLGGVVPVGPPGTLGMLHDYITPDERLVACPNQDVVYGFGILDARRGPSVIQVPDFGGRFWVYQVVDQRTESIARLGAMYDTKPGYYLLAPTGWDGEVPAGIEGVFRFDTRIAVCIPRVFMNDTDEDRAAVQPLIDRIVAYPLAEYTGEPHTTDWSQAPSYPAGDSTSGEQETQWVDPRTFFDLLPAVLDEVPPRPGEEALYGLFRSLVDEAAANPQSAEVLREEAVDANTTLVQELFRFRNIGVPLDHHWSTQRNGAAFGGDYLSRTAMGKANIFVNAPTETAYFYQDQDATGDPLTGEHGYALTFPAGSLPPVKGFWSVTLYNEHHFFHRNDLHRYSLGTKNTGLRLGADGSLTLYAGARPPADPQDLPNWLPAPTGPFALYLRAYWPDPTALDGTWRPPAVTRSTD, from the coding sequence ATGTCGCCCTTCGGATCTGCCGCCTCTGACCGCACCGGCTCCGCCGGCCCCTCCGCCGCGCTCGCGCCCCCCGTCCCCGGATCGCGGATGACCGACGCGTATCTGCGGGCGATGGGGCGGATGGCCTATCTGTGGGGCTGGCCGCTGGTGAACATGCACAACCGGCTCTCGATCATGGAGCAGGTGCCCGCTCCCGGGCTGCTGGGCGGCGTGGTCCCGGTCGGCCCGCCGGGGACGCTGGGGATGCTGCACGACTACATCACCCCGGACGAACGGCTCGTGGCCTGCCCCAACCAGGACGTCGTCTACGGCTTCGGGATCCTCGACGCACGGCGCGGTCCTTCGGTGATCCAGGTCCCGGACTTCGGCGGCCGGTTCTGGGTCTACCAGGTCGTCGACCAGCGGACGGAGTCGATCGCGCGCCTCGGCGCGATGTACGACACCAAGCCGGGCTACTACCTGCTCGCACCGACCGGGTGGGACGGCGAGGTCCCCGCGGGCATCGAGGGCGTGTTCCGCTTCGACACCCGGATCGCCGTCTGCATCCCCCGGGTCTTCATGAACGACACCGACGAGGACCGGGCCGCCGTCCAGCCGCTCATCGACCGGATCGTCGCCTACCCGCTCGCCGAGTACACCGGAGAGCCGCACACCACCGACTGGTCGCAGGCGCCGTCCTACCCGGCGGGGGACTCGACCAGCGGCGAGCAGGAGACCCAGTGGGTCGACCCGAGGACGTTCTTCGACCTCCTCCCCGCCGTCCTGGACGAAGTGCCCCCGCGCCCGGGCGAAGAGGCCCTGTACGGACTCTTCCGCTCCCTCGTGGACGAGGCCGCCGCCAACCCGCAGTCGGCCGAGGTACTCCGGGAGGAGGCCGTCGACGCGAACACCACCCTGGTGCAGGAACTCTTCCGGTTCCGCAACATCGGCGTCCCGCTCGACCACCACTGGAGCACCCAGCGCAACGGCGCGGCGTTCGGCGGCGACTACCTGAGCCGCACCGCCATGGGCAAGGCCAACATCTTCGTCAACGCCCCCACCGAAACGGCGTACTTCTACCAGGACCAGGACGCGACCGGGGACCCGCTCACCGGCGAACACGGCTACGCGCTCACCTTCCCCGCCGGCTCCCTGCCCCCGGTGAAGGGCTTCTGGTCGGTGACCCTCTACAACGAGCACCACTTCTTCCACCGCAACGACCTGCACCGCTACTCGCTCGGCACCAAGAACACCGGCCTGCGCCTCGGCGCCGACGGCTCCCTGACCCTGTACGCCGGAGCCCGCCCGCCCGCCGACCCGCAAGACCTGCCCAACTGGCTCCCGGCCCCCACCGGCCCCTTCGCGCTCTACCTCCGCGCCTACTGGCCCGACCCCACCGCCCTCGACGGCACCTGGCGCCCCCCGGCCGTCACCAGGTCCACGGACTGA
- a CDS encoding DUF1254 domain-containing protein, with amino-acid sequence MTSSNDLSALAADAYVYGYPLVFDLSMVGAFMTKGFGSLPPAPFNEFAHGDQLADPSTHFVSVNNDTVYTVAQVDLSGGPVRLRTPDTAGAYYVLQFVDAWSNNFAYVGKRATGTEAGEWLIVPPGWTGTPPAGARGVIEAPTSVVSVVGRNVCDGPDDMTRVRNLQKGFTLDPLHPGSPGVAGLSAPDPGVPEELLFFERLRVWMAEFPPAGPDQDHQERFRPLGLLEEGPSPYVNAAPALVRALTAGLAEGKARVEAATREPADAERPSGSWEMDPHLFDYNLDHFGIGTIDSPQWRIADREASYLVRATAARTGLWGNHGYEAVYAHTFTDADGEQLNGARSYTLRFEEPPPVESFWSVTMYDTPDYYLVDNPAGRYSLGDRTPGLVYGEDGSLTVVIQRERPDDPAEAANWLPAPAGDFRPVIRLYTPGRSALDGTYRLPPIVARG; translated from the coding sequence GTGACCAGCAGCAACGACCTCTCCGCCCTGGCTGCCGACGCGTACGTCTACGGCTACCCGCTCGTCTTCGACCTGTCCATGGTCGGCGCCTTCATGACCAAGGGCTTCGGCAGCCTCCCCCCGGCCCCCTTCAACGAATTCGCGCACGGCGACCAGCTCGCCGACCCCTCGACGCACTTCGTGTCGGTCAACAACGACACCGTGTACACCGTCGCCCAGGTCGACCTCTCCGGCGGACCGGTGCGTCTGCGCACCCCGGACACGGCCGGGGCGTACTACGTGCTCCAGTTCGTCGACGCCTGGAGCAACAACTTCGCCTACGTCGGCAAACGGGCCACCGGTACGGAGGCGGGGGAGTGGCTGATCGTTCCGCCCGGCTGGACCGGCACCCCGCCCGCCGGCGCACGCGGGGTCATCGAAGCCCCGACGAGCGTCGTGTCCGTCGTCGGGCGCAACGTCTGCGACGGCCCGGACGACATGACCCGGGTGCGCAACCTCCAGAAGGGCTTCACCCTCGACCCGCTCCACCCCGGCAGCCCCGGCGTCGCCGGACTGTCGGCGCCCGACCCGGGCGTTCCCGAGGAGCTGCTCTTCTTCGAGCGGCTCCGCGTCTGGATGGCCGAGTTCCCGCCCGCCGGTCCGGACCAGGACCACCAGGAGCGGTTCCGGCCGCTCGGCCTGCTCGAAGAGGGCCCGTCGCCGTACGTGAACGCCGCCCCCGCACTCGTACGGGCCCTCACCGCCGGCCTGGCGGAGGGGAAGGCCCGCGTGGAGGCGGCGACCAGGGAGCCCGCCGACGCCGAACGGCCTTCCGGCTCCTGGGAGATGGACCCCCACCTGTTCGACTACAACCTCGACCACTTCGGCATCGGGACGATCGACTCGCCGCAGTGGAGGATCGCCGACCGGGAGGCGTCCTACCTGGTACGGGCCACCGCGGCGCGCACCGGGCTGTGGGGCAACCACGGCTACGAGGCGGTGTACGCGCACACCTTCACCGACGCCGACGGCGAGCAGCTGAACGGAGCCCGGTCCTACACCCTGCGCTTCGAAGAGCCGCCGCCCGTCGAGTCGTTCTGGTCGGTGACCATGTACGACACCCCCGACTACTACCTCGTCGACAACCCGGCAGGCCGCTACTCGCTCGGAGACCGCACCCCCGGCCTCGTGTACGGCGAGGACGGTTCACTGACCGTCGTCATCCAGAGGGAGCGGCCCGACGACCCGGCCGAGGCGGCGAACTGGCTGCCCGCCCCGGCCGGCGACTTCCGGCCCGTGATCCGCCTCTACACCCCTGGGCGGTCCGCCCTCGACGGCACCTACCGGCTGCCGCCCATCGTGGCGAGGGGCTGA
- the sigJ gene encoding RNA polymerase sigma factor SigJ, with amino-acid sequence MALIMSDVDRFETARPRLEAIAYRLLGSASEAEDAVQETFLRWQAADIERIDVPEAWLTKVLTNWCLNMLTSARARRETYVGRWLPEPLLAGDPMLGPADTAEQRESVSYAVLVLLERLSPNERAVYVLREAFDHPHREIAEILDITEAASQQIYHRAKKHIADGKARTEIDGATARRIVEEFLAAATTGRTEPLVRLLTQDAVSVGDGGGKVPARAKAFEGALAVATFMRGLFKPSAAKRAHVGGAPEIYATTANGEPAIVAVVDGRVVGITCLEVTAEGIAAIRHQVNPDKLVRATEQWAGEDHGEGPLVTL; translated from the coding sequence ATGGCCTTGATCATGAGTGACGTGGACCGGTTCGAGACTGCCAGGCCCCGGCTGGAGGCCATCGCCTACCGGCTGCTCGGCTCGGCGAGCGAGGCGGAGGACGCCGTCCAGGAGACGTTCCTGCGCTGGCAGGCGGCCGACATCGAGCGGATCGACGTGCCCGAGGCCTGGCTGACGAAGGTCCTCACCAACTGGTGCCTCAACATGCTCACTTCGGCACGCGCCCGGCGTGAGACGTACGTGGGGAGGTGGCTTCCCGAGCCGCTGCTCGCCGGGGACCCGATGCTCGGCCCGGCCGACACCGCCGAGCAGCGCGAGTCGGTGTCGTACGCCGTCCTCGTCCTGCTGGAGCGCCTGTCGCCCAACGAGCGGGCGGTGTACGTGCTGCGCGAGGCCTTCGACCACCCCCACCGGGAGATCGCCGAGATCCTGGACATCACCGAGGCCGCCAGCCAGCAGATCTACCACCGGGCCAAGAAGCACATCGCGGACGGCAAGGCGCGCACCGAGATCGACGGGGCCACCGCCCGGCGGATCGTCGAGGAGTTCCTGGCCGCGGCGACCACCGGCCGCACCGAACCCCTCGTACGTCTGCTCACCCAGGACGCCGTCTCGGTCGGCGACGGCGGCGGGAAGGTCCCGGCCCGCGCGAAGGCGTTCGAGGGAGCGCTCGCGGTCGCCACGTTCATGCGCGGCCTGTTCAAGCCCAGCGCGGCCAAGCGCGCCCATGTCGGCGGCGCGCCCGAGATCTACGCCACGACCGCGAACGGCGAGCCCGCCATCGTGGCGGTCGTGGACGGCCGGGTCGTCGGCATCACCTGCCTGGAGGTCACCGCGGAGGGCATCGCCGCGATCCGCCACCAGGTCAACCCCGACAAGCTCGTCCGCGCGACCGAACAGTGGGCCGGCGAGGACCACGGGGAGGGCCCGCTCGTCACCCTCTGA
- a CDS encoding NAD(P)/FAD-dependent oxidoreductase produces MQHRIVVLGAGYTGAIAAGRLAKRLHREDVTITLVNPEPDFVERVRLHQLAVGEDLRPRPFAEMFAGTGVELKLAKVTAVDVDRKTVAVAAANGPEREELAYDTLVYALGSGWNDGGVPGAAEHADEVSSRPGALRLRDRLAALDAGRPVVVVGGGLTGVEAATEIAEARPDLDVALAAHGALGDWLSEKGRAHLRKVVDGLGITVHEHAAVDAVEADRVTTADGRGIPADVTVWTTGFAVHPIARATALEIADGGRIVVDATMRSASHPDVYAVGDAAMAMGPGDKPLRMSCASGVPTAWQAADAIAARLAGTKVPHIGIRYSQQCISLGRKEGLIQFVTADDQAVERALTGRLAARYKELICKGAAWGAANPTVGMPTRRRRVVPQETPSRARVEATA; encoded by the coding sequence ATGCAGCACCGCATCGTCGTCCTCGGAGCCGGCTACACCGGCGCCATCGCCGCCGGCCGCCTGGCCAAGCGACTGCACCGCGAGGACGTCACCATCACCCTCGTCAACCCCGAGCCCGACTTCGTCGAGCGTGTCCGGCTGCACCAGCTCGCGGTCGGCGAGGACCTCAGGCCCCGCCCGTTCGCCGAGATGTTCGCGGGCACGGGCGTGGAGCTGAAGCTCGCGAAGGTCACCGCCGTGGACGTGGACCGCAAGACGGTGGCGGTCGCCGCCGCGAACGGCCCCGAGCGGGAGGAGCTGGCGTACGACACTCTCGTCTACGCCCTCGGCAGCGGCTGGAACGACGGGGGCGTCCCCGGCGCCGCCGAGCACGCCGACGAGGTCTCCAGCCGCCCCGGCGCCCTCCGCCTCCGCGACCGCCTGGCCGCCCTGGACGCCGGCCGGCCGGTCGTCGTGGTCGGCGGCGGCCTGACGGGCGTGGAGGCCGCGACCGAGATCGCCGAGGCCCGCCCGGACCTCGACGTCGCCCTGGCCGCCCACGGCGCCCTCGGTGACTGGCTCTCCGAGAAGGGCCGCGCCCACCTGCGCAAGGTGGTGGACGGGCTCGGCATCACGGTCCACGAACACGCCGCGGTCGACGCCGTGGAGGCGGACCGCGTGACGACCGCCGACGGCCGGGGCATTCCCGCCGACGTCACGGTCTGGACCACCGGCTTCGCCGTCCACCCGATCGCCCGGGCCACCGCCCTGGAGATCGCCGACGGCGGCCGGATCGTGGTCGACGCCACGATGCGCTCGGCCTCCCACCCGGACGTGTACGCGGTGGGCGACGCGGCGATGGCGATGGGCCCGGGCGACAAGCCCCTCCGCATGTCCTGCGCCTCGGGCGTCCCCACGGCCTGGCAGGCCGCCGACGCCATCGCCGCCCGCCTCGCCGGCACCAAGGTCCCGCACATCGGCATCCGTTACTCCCAGCAGTGCATCTCCCTCGGCCGCAAGGAGGGCCTGATCCAGTTCGTCACCGCCGACGACCAGGCGGTCGAGCGCGCCCTGACCGGCCGTCTGGCCGCCCGCTACAAGGAACTGATCTGCAAGGGCGCCGCCTGGGGCGCCGCCAACCCGACCGTGGGCATGCCGACCCGGCGCCGGCGTGTCGTACCGCAGGAGACTCCGAGCCGCGCACGGGTGGAGGCCACGGCCTGA
- a CDS encoding PRC-barrel domain-containing protein — protein MIRMADIRAWRTHDVLDTRGHRIGELEAIYVDTSTDEPAMATVRVGLPTRHRLVFVPLDGATVGPGYVQVAHDKALVKRCPSVGTDDVLPAGDEEAVFRHYDLPYQPGANGERQLARR, from the coding sequence ATGATCCGGATGGCGGACATCCGGGCGTGGCGAACCCACGACGTGCTGGACACGCGGGGCCACAGGATCGGTGAGCTGGAGGCGATCTACGTCGACACCAGCACCGACGAGCCGGCCATGGCCACGGTCCGGGTCGGCCTGCCCACCCGGCACCGTCTGGTGTTCGTTCCCCTGGACGGTGCGACGGTGGGGCCGGGCTACGTGCAGGTCGCCCATGACAAGGCGCTGGTGAAGCGGTGTCCTTCGGTCGGCACCGACGACGTACTTCCCGCCGGGGACGAGGAGGCGGTCTTCCGGCACTACGACCTCCCCTACCAGCCCGGTGCGAACGGTGAACGGCAGCTGGCCCGCCGCTGA
- a CDS encoding DUF5994 family protein, with protein MAESDTPTPRKLLPDEIHRAVKPGAALLRLQTTHSREGVLDGAWWPRSRDVETELPALIQALTVHLGPITRVGLDTDAWEGVPTRVVVDDRVVRLDSFPVGDDTVLITRGDNDHFALLVVPPDTAPDAARDAMARAVRAGNVAQSAEILLATPPEPAADRQGPT; from the coding sequence ATGGCCGAATCCGACACTCCCACCCCTCGGAAGCTCCTTCCGGACGAGATCCACCGAGCGGTGAAGCCCGGCGCGGCCCTGCTCCGGCTGCAGACGACACACTCCCGCGAAGGCGTCCTCGACGGCGCCTGGTGGCCCCGTTCCCGGGACGTCGAGACCGAGTTGCCCGCCCTGATCCAGGCGCTCACCGTGCACCTCGGCCCCATCACCCGGGTCGGCCTGGACACCGATGCCTGGGAGGGGGTCCCGACGCGTGTGGTCGTCGACGACAGGGTCGTACGCCTCGACTCCTTCCCCGTCGGCGACGACACCGTCCTCATCACCCGTGGCGACAACGACCACTTCGCCCTCCTGGTGGTCCCCCCGGACACGGCACCCGACGCGGCACGTGACGCCATGGCCCGCGCGGTCCGCGCCGGCAACGTCGCCCAGTCCGCCGAGATCCTCCTCGCCACGCCTCCCGAACCGGCGGCCGACCGCCAGGGGCCGACATGA